In a genomic window of Thioalkalivibrio sp. XN279:
- a CDS encoding type II toxin-antitoxin system Phd/YefM family antitoxin has translation MSEVTIRDLRNQGGKVLERVEHGEVLTVTRDGRPVAELRPLPRRPVPVATLLSRWHGLPAVDPAQLRADLDSLLDSSL, from the coding sequence ATGAGCGAGGTAACCATACGAGACTTGCGTAACCAGGGTGGCAAAGTGCTTGAACGGGTCGAGCACGGCGAAGTGCTGACGGTGACGCGCGATGGCCGGCCTGTGGCGGAGCTTCGCCCGCTGCCGCGGCGACCGGTGCCGGTAGCGACGCTGCTGAGTCGTTGGCACGGGCTGCCGGCGGTCGATCCGGCACAGCTGCGCGCGGACCTCGA
- a CDS encoding HNH endonuclease signature motif containing protein → MSHADHRQPGPALNPEGFARQARAAELEGEIASLAAHINAATYRLIEMLREFDELEGWSGWPTAAHWLQWRCGYSLGAARERFRVARALPGLPQIREAFRAGRLSFAQVRAVIRVATPENESTLLMWARHSTASQMERFARLYRRYGENAAAMGQHRERSFTSWEEDDGMVSFRVRLPAEQAAVVLRAVEAAKASLEGRDREDDVSAETPPSFWDEPPAYPDEDVSAETRCARRADALVRVAESYLEPDGRPRSLAEKYQVHVHLDLRRDADGPVPDPDAPALAEETVRRLGCEAGLVPVLHDGEEILSVGRKTRAVPPAIRRALRLRDRGCRFPGCTHTRHVDAHHVHHWADGGETKLSNLVELCSAHHRLLHEGGYGLRVTDDGALVFTRPDGERIPDVPRPLVLTGDPLALLAAGNHHHGVSAETFRCKWDGKPPDYGAMVRLLDGSSGVGG, encoded by the coding sequence ATGTCCCACGCAGACCACCGCCAACCTGGTCCAGCACTGAACCCCGAGGGTTTCGCCCGCCAGGCCCGCGCGGCCGAGCTCGAGGGCGAGATCGCCTCGCTGGCTGCCCATATCAACGCCGCCACTTACCGCCTCATCGAGATGCTGCGCGAGTTCGACGAGCTCGAGGGCTGGAGCGGCTGGCCGACGGCGGCGCACTGGCTGCAGTGGCGTTGCGGCTATTCACTCGGCGCCGCGCGGGAACGGTTCCGCGTCGCGCGCGCATTGCCGGGCCTACCTCAGATCCGTGAGGCGTTCCGCGCCGGCCGGCTCTCCTTCGCCCAGGTGCGCGCTGTCATCCGCGTCGCCACGCCGGAGAACGAGTCGACCCTTTTGATGTGGGCGCGGCATTCCACGGCCTCGCAGATGGAGAGATTCGCCCGCTTGTATCGTCGCTACGGCGAGAACGCCGCGGCCATGGGCCAGCACCGCGAGCGCTCCTTCACTTCGTGGGAGGAGGACGACGGCATGGTGTCGTTCCGCGTCCGCCTCCCTGCCGAGCAGGCGGCGGTGGTGTTGCGGGCCGTCGAGGCGGCGAAGGCGTCGCTGGAAGGTCGCGACCGGGAAGATGACGTCTCCGCGGAGACGCCGCCCTCGTTCTGGGACGAGCCGCCCGCCTACCCGGACGAGGACGTCTCCGCGGAGACGCGCTGCGCGCGCCGGGCCGACGCCCTGGTGCGGGTCGCGGAGTCCTATCTCGAGCCGGACGGCCGGCCGCGATCGCTCGCGGAGAAGTACCAGGTCCACGTGCATCTCGACCTCAGGCGCGACGCGGACGGCCCGGTGCCGGATCCCGACGCGCCGGCACTGGCCGAGGAGACCGTCCGCCGGCTCGGTTGCGAGGCCGGGCTGGTGCCGGTGCTGCACGACGGCGAAGAGATCCTGTCGGTGGGGCGCAAGACGCGAGCCGTGCCGCCAGCGATCCGGCGAGCGTTGCGGCTACGCGATCGTGGCTGCCGCTTCCCGGGCTGCACGCACACCCGCCACGTCGATGCGCACCATGTGCATCACTGGGCCGACGGCGGCGAGACCAAGCTATCGAACCTGGTGGAACTCTGCAGCGCGCATCACCGGCTGCTGCACGAGGGCGGCTACGGCCTTCGCGTCACCGACGACGGCGCGCTGGTGTTCACCCGCCCGGACGGCGAACGCATCCCGGACGTGCCCCGGCCGCTGGTCCTCACGGGCGATCCGTTGGCGCTGCTCGCTGCCGGCAATCATCACCACGGCGTCTCCGCGGAGACGTTCCGCTGCAAGTGGGACGGCAAGCCGCCGGATTACGGCGCCATGGTGCGGTTGCTGGATGGGAGTTCCGGGGTGGGTGGGTGA
- a CDS encoding type II toxin-antitoxin system VapC family toxin, producing MIVIDTNVIAYLLVPGDRTKAAEALRRRDAEWAAPLLWRSEFRNVLATLIRLGRIELPIAQAIQEQAERLLAPLEFAVDSESVLALAASSGCSAYDCEFVALADYLDVPLVSADRKLKAKFGKRVRLLS from the coding sequence GTGATCGTCATCGACACCAATGTGATTGCTTATCTTCTCGTGCCGGGTGACCGCACGAAGGCGGCGGAGGCTTTGCGTCGCCGGGACGCGGAGTGGGCGGCGCCGCTGTTGTGGCGCAGCGAGTTTCGTAACGTGCTTGCGACGCTCATTCGCCTGGGGCGCATCGAACTGCCGATCGCACAGGCCATCCAGGAGCAAGCCGAACGGCTGCTGGCGCCACTGGAGTTCGCGGTGGATTCCGAATCGGTGCTCGCATTGGCCGCGAGCTCGGGTTGCTCGGCCTACGATTGCGAATTTGTCGCGCTGGCGGACTACCTGGATGTGCCTCTCGTCAGCGCCGACCGGAAGCTCAAGGCAAAGTTTGGCAAGCGGGTGCGACTGTTGTCGTGA
- a CDS encoding Arc family DNA-binding protein: MSTSITLKNIPEPLYRRIRMAADRHHRSLNSEILARLEQALAPHPVDVEESLQQARRLRERYTGPPLTLDDIEAAIDQGRR; this comes from the coding sequence ATGAGCACGTCCATCACTTTGAAGAATATCCCCGAACCCCTGTACAGGCGAATCCGGATGGCCGCCGACCGGCATCACCGCAGCCTCAACAGCGAGATCCTTGCCCGGCTGGAGCAGGCGCTGGCGCCCCATCCCGTGGACGTCGAGGAATCGCTGCAACAGGCGCGTCGCCTGCGCGAGCGCTACACGGGCCCGCCGCTGACGCTCGATGACATCGAGGCGGCGATCGACCAGGGGCGGCGGTGA
- a CDS encoding DUF6557 family protein, translating into MTTLAELTATTRWTEIKAALAWLYPDERPRLDEYRRVLRELRASRSEASSMRIAIECAPRLEPDEEPALEVIGRNGTCNRDLEEFAHWDERARAEHGAEQTRWSLAFHPWREWLGMTIEPATLDARSPAHVVAHCLYDMTFHGFCEATVQDTHQELLRRVAEVDAMSEEEKAEKLIPFEQVMAELRKGMED; encoded by the coding sequence ATGACGACACTCGCAGAACTGACAGCCACCACCAGGTGGACGGAAATCAAGGCCGCGCTGGCGTGGCTTTACCCCGACGAACGCCCGCGACTGGATGAATATCGTCGCGTCCTGCGGGAGCTTCGCGCGTCGCGGTCTGAAGCAAGTTCCATGCGGATCGCGATCGAGTGCGCACCACGCCTGGAACCTGACGAGGAACCGGCCCTCGAGGTGATCGGGCGAAATGGCACTTGCAACCGCGACCTGGAGGAGTTCGCCCACTGGGACGAGCGCGCCCGAGCCGAGCACGGCGCCGAGCAGACCAGATGGTCCCTGGCGTTTCACCCCTGGCGCGAATGGCTTGGCATGACCATCGAGCCGGCCACCCTCGACGCTCGTTCGCCGGCACATGTGGTAGCGCACTGCCTGTACGACATGACGTTTCACGGCTTCTGCGAGGCGACCGTCCAGGACACCCACCAGGAGTTGCTCCGCAGGGTCGCGGAGGTTGACGCCATGTCGGAGGAAGAGAAGGCCGAGAAACTTATCCCGTTCGAACAGGTCATGGCGGAACTTCGAAAGGGGATGGAGGACTGA
- a CDS encoding DUF4160 domain-containing protein: MSPTIFRARGYRFLFFSREETRMHVHVLCSSGEAKFWLEPDLELARNFGLSRAQLKACEKIIEEHRDELIAAWHKHFSG, encoded by the coding sequence ATGAGCCCGACGATCTTTCGCGCCCGCGGTTACCGGTTCCTCTTCTTCTCGAGGGAGGAAACACGTATGCATGTGCATGTGTTGTGTTCCTCGGGCGAAGCCAAGTTCTGGCTCGAGCCCGACCTCGAGCTGGCTAGGAATTTCGGGCTATCACGAGCACAATTGAAAGCGTGCGAGAAAATCATTGAGGAGCACCGCGATGAACTCATCGCCGCATGGCACAAGCACTTCAGCGGTTGA
- a CDS encoding DUF2442 domain-containing protein yields MNSSPHGTSTSAVEVTQVSPHGVWLLVRGEELFMPFDDFPWFRGASADAVSRIEEPVPGHLYWPDLDVDLGLETIRHPERFPLKSKA; encoded by the coding sequence ATGAACTCATCGCCGCATGGCACAAGCACTTCAGCGGTTGAAGTGACCCAGGTCTCGCCGCACGGCGTGTGGCTGCTCGTGCGCGGCGAAGAGCTGTTCATGCCCTTCGATGACTTCCCGTGGTTCCGGGGGGCGTCGGCGGATGCGGTATCACGTATCGAGGAACCTGTGCCGGGGCACCTCTACTGGCCGGACCTGGATGTAGATCTCGGCCTGGAGACCATCCGGCACCCCGAGCGTTTCCCGCTCAAGAGCAAAGCCTAA
- a CDS encoding YciI family protein, protein MNAIRLAALAALLLLAGGALAADAPAPESPAFDAALAETLGADEYGMRQYVLVILKTGPTPVPAGAARDEMFRGHFANMKRLAAEGKLALAGPLDGVDGWRGLFILAVDDLEEAAALVATDPVVIHGEMIAEYHTYYGSAALMLVNETHEKVARKGF, encoded by the coding sequence ATGAATGCGATCCGACTCGCGGCCCTGGCCGCATTGCTGCTGCTGGCCGGCGGTGCGCTCGCCGCAGATGCTCCCGCGCCGGAGAGCCCGGCCTTCGACGCGGCGCTGGCCGAGACGCTCGGCGCGGACGAGTACGGCATGCGCCAGTACGTGCTGGTCATCCTCAAGACCGGCCCGACGCCGGTGCCCGCCGGCGCGGCGCGCGACGAGATGTTCCGCGGCCACTTCGCCAACATGAAGCGGCTCGCGGCGGAAGGGAAGTTAGCTTTAGCAGGCCCGCTCGACGGCGTGGACGGCTGGCGCGGCCTGTTCATCCTGGCGGTCGACGACCTCGAAGAGGCCGCGGCGCTCGTCGCCACCGACCCGGTCGTCATCCACGGCGAGATGATCGCCGAGTACCACACGTACTACGGCTCGGCGGCCCTGATGCTGGTCAACGAGACCCACGAGAAGGTGGCGCGGAAGGGGTTTTAG
- a CDS encoding transcriptional regulator — protein sequence MKPSVINVGIISRDDYIRRTMAIARGEYKPGSGEPKVWFESLRSMAEALSPDNQELLRLIAAENPQSLAELEQLSGRKKSNLSRTLKMLEGYGIVSLARRQHRLVPKVHATDFKVEFGVNVGNWRP from the coding sequence ATGAAACCCAGCGTCATCAATGTAGGCATCATCTCGCGCGACGACTACATCCGGCGCACGATGGCGATCGCCCGTGGAGAGTACAAGCCCGGTTCCGGCGAGCCTAAGGTGTGGTTCGAATCGCTGCGGTCCATGGCCGAGGCCCTGAGTCCCGACAACCAGGAGCTGCTGCGCCTCATCGCAGCAGAGAACCCGCAATCCCTTGCCGAGTTGGAGCAGCTCTCGGGTCGCAAGAAGAGCAATCTCTCGCGGACGCTCAAGATGCTCGAGGGCTACGGCATCGTATCGCTCGCCCGGAGGCAACACCGGCTCGTCCCCAAGGTCCACGCCACGGATTTCAAGGTGGAGTTCGGGGTCAACGTAGGCAATTGGAGGCCATGA
- a CDS encoding HigA family addiction module antitoxin — MQSFRHRAPPLMAMHNPPHPGEFITEVYLAPHGMSGRELAARLGVAPSTLSRVLAGASGVSPEMALRLSKCLGRTPESWLAMQCAYDLWKARRETDLRQVSRLRPTALSRSSR, encoded by the coding sequence ATCCAGTCCTTCCGACACAGGGCGCCCCCACTGATGGCCATGCACAACCCTCCGCATCCCGGCGAGTTCATCACCGAGGTCTACCTCGCTCCCCACGGAATGAGCGGGAGAGAGCTGGCCGCACGGCTCGGCGTGGCGCCCTCGACCCTCAGCCGGGTGCTTGCCGGCGCCAGCGGCGTAAGCCCCGAGATGGCGCTGCGACTGTCCAAGTGCCTGGGCCGCACGCCGGAGAGCTGGCTGGCCATGCAGTGCGCTTATGACTTGTGGAAGGCCCGCCGGGAGACTGACCTGCGGCAGGTTTCGCGGCTCCGGCCGACTGCGTTATCGCGGTCCTCTCGCTGA
- a CDS encoding phospholipase D-like domain-containing protein, producing the protein MLAELIRARRRGVDVRMILPSEGDSKIMNSANLVAAQMLISHGVRVFVYPGMTHAKAALYDDWAIIGSANFDKLSLRINQETNLATSDPRFVEALERELFEVDFARSTEWTEAAPVGWGDYIARVIAKQL; encoded by the coding sequence GTGCTGGCCGAGCTCATCCGCGCGCGCCGCCGCGGCGTCGACGTGCGCATGATCCTCCCCTCCGAGGGCGACTCGAAGATCATGAACAGCGCCAACCTGGTCGCCGCACAGATGCTCATCAGCCACGGCGTGCGCGTGTTCGTCTACCCCGGCATGACCCACGCCAAGGCCGCGCTGTACGACGACTGGGCGATCATCGGCTCCGCCAACTTCGACAAGCTCAGCCTGCGCATCAACCAGGAAACCAACCTCGCCACCTCCGACCCGCGCTTCGTCGAGGCCCTCGAGCGCGAGCTGTTCGAGGTCGACTTCGCCCGCTCCACCGAGTGGACCGAGGCCGCCCCCGTCGGCTGGGGCGACTACATCGCGCGGGTGATTGCGAAGCAGTTGTAG